From the genome of Anopheles moucheti chromosome 3, idAnoMoucSN_F20_07, whole genome shotgun sequence, one region includes:
- the LOC128300423 gene encoding probable glutamine--tRNA ligase: MEHLISLGLNEQKVKETLKNGTLTATITRAFSYVPPGVELTAAQKPLLFQACSKIKPQSAQFLELLVKKILNNNLDTSLRVDTALEYVLANVTKATFNEADFDVACGVGVVVTPEEIERAVETTIGKHRDEIVQQRYRFNVGKLLIEIRTALPWVDGKALKSEVDVQMFDLLGPKTEADEEKVAKKRRDPPVANAPKSTSAVEPVTNTSRPDGPRTMVDLMRNVDFHRPGENFKTDGYVVTPQTERLLKEHLHRTGGKVRTRFPPEPNGILHIGHAKAININFAYAAANDGVCFLRYDDTNPEKEEDKFVKGIRDIVEWLGYKPYKITYSSDYFQQLYDFAVQLIEKDMAYVCHQTAEQMKGFNTEPSKWRNRPIAESLQLFDDMKNGKIDEGAATLRMKITLEEGKMDPVAYRIKFIPHHRTGTKWCIYPTYDYTHCLCDSLEDITHSLCTKEFQSRRSSYYWLCNALNIYCPVQWEYARLNVNYTVVSKRKINKLITENIVNDWDDPRLFTLSALRRKGYPAEAINNFCAQMGLTGAQTSIDPAALEASARDVLNLTAPRTMAVLEPLKITILDYPHDGPIQLSVADFPTIPEKGTHMVWFDRVVYIERSDFMEKADKSFRRLTPGQPVGLKYIGSMLRVESIVRKANAVEELICRIEPCTATEKPKAYIHWVSKPIPVEVRLYEKLFIHKNPEDSNEVPGGFLSDCATDTIRTVCGYVDKYVTDSKVYDKFQFERIGYFSIDPDTRADQLVFNRTVTLKEDTGKTN; the protein is encoded by the exons ATGGAGCATCTAATTTCTCTCGGACTGAACGAGCAAAAGGTGAAGGAAACGTTAAAAAATGGAACTCTCACCGCGACGATTACACGTGCCTTCTCCTACGTTCCGCCGGGTGTAGAGCTGACTGCTGCCCAAAAACCGCTTCTATTCCAGGCGTGCTCGAAGATCAAGCCACAGAGCGCTCAGTTTTTGGAGTTGTTAGTCAAAAAAATTCTGAACAACAATCTGGACACTAGTTTGCGCGTGGATACGGCACTAGAATATGTGCTAGCTAACGTCACGAAAGCCACGTTCAACGAAGCTGATTTCGATGTGGCCTGTGGTGTCGGGGTAGTGGTGACGCCGGAAGAAATCGAAAGAGCTGTTGAAACAACTATCGGCAAGCATCGAGATGAAATCGTTCAACAGCGTTATCGGTTTAATGTCGGAAAATTGCTTATCGAAATTCGTACCGCTCTGCCCTGGGTCGATGGTAAGGCTCTGAAGAGTGAAGTTGATGTTCAGATGTTCGACTTGCTAGGTCCAAAAACGGAGGCTGATGAAGAAAAAGTGGCTAAAAAACGACGCGATCCCCCGGTTGCTAATGCGCCAAAATCGACATCTGCGGTTGAACCGGTGACTAACACTAGCCGACCGGATGGACCGAGAACGATGGTCGATCTGATGCGAAATGTGGATTTCCATCGCCCgggtgaaaattttaaaacggaTGGGTATGTTGTTACTCCTCAAACGGAGCGTTTATTAAAAGAACACCTGCATCGAACTGGCGGCAAAGTGCGCACACGCTTCCCACCGGAACCAAACGGAATTCTTCACATAGGTCACGCCAAAGCGATCAACATAAACTTTGCCTACGCAGCAGCAAATGATGGCGTATGTTTTCTGCGCTACGACGACACCAATCCGGAAAAGGAAGAGGACAAGTTTGTGAAAGGCATTCGAGACATAGTCGAATGGCTCGGGTACAAACCGTATAAAATTACCTACTCGTCCGATTACTTCCAACAGCTGTATGATTTTGCGGTGCAGCTCATAGAAAAGGATATGGCGTACGTGTGTCATCAAACTGCCGAACAAATGAAGGGATTCAATACGGAGCCATCCAAGTGGCGTAACCGCCCGATAGCGGAAAGCTTACAGCTTTTTGACGACATGAAGAATGGAAAGATAGACGAAGGAGCCGCGACGCTACGCATGAAAATTACGCTGGAAGAGGGAAAAATGGACCCAGTAGCTTATAGgatcaaatttattccacatcACCGTACCGGCACGAAGTGGTGTATCTATCCGACGTACGACTACACGCATTGCTTGTGCGATAGTCTGGAAGATATCACCCATTCCCTCTGCACGAAGGAATTCCAATCGAGACGATCATCCTATTACTGGCTCTGCAATGCACTAAACATCTACTGCCCTGTGCAGTGGGAATATGCGCGTCTCAACGTGAATTATACTGTTGTTTCAAAGCGCAAAATTAATAAGCTGATTACTGAAA ATATTGTGAACGATTGGGACGATCCAAGATTGTTCACTCTATCGGCTTTGCGACGCAAGGGTTATCCAGCCGAAGCGATAAATAATTTCTGCGCCCAGATGGGCCTTACGGGTGCACAAACGTCCATTGATCCTGCAGCCCTCGAAGCATCTGCCAGAGATGTGCTGAATTTGACCGCACCACGTACAATGGCAGTCCTGGAACCACTTAAGATTACGATACTCGATTATCCTCATGATGGACCGATTCAGCTTTCGGTGGCTGATTTTCCAACCATACCGGAAAAAGGAACTCACATGGTATGGTTCGACCGCGTAGTTTATATAGAACGATCGGATTTCATGGAAAAggcagacaaatcattccgcCGTTTGACACCAGGCCAACCGGTTGGACTAAAGTATATTGGCTCCATGTTGCGAGTGGAAAGCATTGTGCGCAAAGCGAACGCTGTTGAGGAATTAATATGCCGAATTGAACCATGCACTGCTACGGAAAAACCGAAGGCATACATACACTGGGTATCCAAACCAATTCCGGTGGAAGTACGTTTGTATGAGAAATTGTTCATACACAAAAACCCCGAAGATAGCAATGAAGTTCCCGGAGGGTTTTTGAGTGATTGTGCCACCGATACAATTCGCACCGTTTGTGGATATGTCGACAAGTATGTGACCGATAGTAAAGTCTACGATAAGTTTCAATTCGAGCGTATCGGTTACTTCTCCATTGATCCGGACACAAGAGCTGATCAATTAGTTTTCAATCGTACCGTCACACTGAAAGAGGATACGGGAAAAACGAACTAG